One region of Natronorubrum aibiense genomic DNA includes:
- a CDS encoding pyridoxal-phosphate dependent enzyme — translation MPSALYCPACDRIYDPGPDEPWRCACGHALEFEDRPRPQGDPLPLHRLDTSDGLWTFFEFLPIEKHVTFHEGFTPLVDAPDWDAAFKLEYVFPTGSFKDRGATTTLSRAVELGVEKVIEDSSGNAGAAIATYAARAGLEADIYVPADVKQSKLMAIQRAGARPVRIEGSRQDVTDACLEAVEGGTHQTSDAENRDAPRQTGAGWYASHAWNPAFYAGTMTFAFEVAAQRGWTVPDALVLPIGHGTLFLGAYRGFTLLNEAGIVDGLPRLLGAQAAGYAPIVDALGGRTIAADDADTDIADGIQIAEPARKDEILAAIDETDGDAIALGPNPVESALDRLHRGGFYVEPTCAVAPAALEAYREADTLADDADVVVPLTGSGLKTL, via the coding sequence ATGCCATCTGCCCTCTACTGTCCCGCCTGTGATCGCATCTACGATCCCGGCCCCGACGAGCCGTGGCGCTGTGCGTGTGGCCACGCCCTCGAGTTCGAGGATCGACCACGTCCGCAGGGCGACCCGCTCCCCCTCCACCGACTCGACACCAGCGACGGCCTCTGGACGTTCTTCGAGTTCCTTCCGATCGAGAAACACGTCACGTTCCATGAAGGGTTCACGCCGCTCGTCGACGCTCCCGACTGGGACGCAGCGTTCAAACTCGAGTACGTCTTTCCGACGGGCTCGTTCAAAGACCGCGGCGCGACGACGACGCTCTCTCGAGCCGTCGAACTGGGCGTCGAGAAGGTGATCGAAGACTCCTCGGGCAACGCTGGGGCGGCGATTGCGACATACGCGGCTCGGGCGGGCCTCGAGGCGGATATCTACGTCCCCGCGGATGTCAAACAGTCGAAACTGATGGCGATCCAGCGGGCCGGCGCTCGTCCGGTCCGTATCGAAGGGAGCCGACAGGACGTCACCGACGCCTGCCTCGAGGCCGTCGAAGGCGGGACACACCAGACCTCGGACGCCGAGAACCGCGACGCCCCGCGCCAGACGGGCGCGGGCTGGTACGCCAGCCACGCCTGGAACCCGGCCTTTTATGCGGGTACGATGACGTTCGCGTTCGAGGTTGCGGCCCAGCGGGGCTGGACCGTGCCCGACGCTCTCGTGCTCCCGATCGGCCACGGGACGCTGTTTCTCGGTGCCTATCGTGGGTTTACGCTGCTCAACGAGGCCGGGATCGTCGACGGGCTGCCGCGACTGCTCGGCGCACAGGCGGCGGGGTACGCCCCCATCGTCGACGCACTCGGCGGCCGAACGATCGCCGCGGACGACGCCGACACCGACATCGCCGACGGCATTCAGATCGCTGAGCCGGCCCGCAAAGACGAAATTCTCGCGGCGATCGACGAAACCGACGGCGACGCCATCGCGCTGGGCCCCAATCCCGTCGAGAGCGCGCTCGATCGACTCCACCGTGGCGGCTTCTACGTCGAGCCGACCTGCGCCGTCGCACCCGCCGCGCTCGAGGCGTACCGCGAGGCCGACACGCTCGCCGACGACGCCGATGTCGTCGTCCCGCTGACCGGAAGCGGATTGAAAACCCTATGA
- a CDS encoding MFS transporter, with the protein MSLEQNPSDSDEADPFDAFRQFFALERDVLVLSVAMFAFSLGFQMTSRYMAEYLSALGATAVVVGLFGTFGNVISAVYPYPGGAISDRIGSRYALTVFGLCSTLGFGIWLAAPALADVTVGPTSLGIVAIFVGLLLAQAWKSFGLGASFAIVKQAVAPSHLAAGFASTETFRRTAFLVGPLLAAALFFPFGSSDGDVRFAFQLILLVALVFGIVGTLVQHFRYEAEADSLSSEFEDVGQLVADLRAMPDELRPLLVGDTLVRFGNGMVYVFFVIVVTRFLEVGLTLSVPAVGTLEFSPQSYFGILLGLEMLVALLVMIPAAKAAERVGLKPVVSVGFAVYAVFPVLLITAPENAGVLAGLFAASGLRFAGLPAHKALIVGPAERGAGGRVTGTYYLLRNLIVIPSAALGGVLWSGISNPVTGEELVAGSPTLAFTIATVIGLVGTGYFLLFGEEFEAYRA; encoded by the coding sequence GTGAGCCTCGAGCAGAATCCATCGGACAGTGATGAGGCCGACCCGTTCGACGCGTTTCGACAGTTTTTCGCCCTCGAACGTGACGTCCTCGTGCTCTCGGTGGCGATGTTCGCGTTCAGCCTCGGTTTCCAGATGACCAGCCGGTACATGGCCGAGTACCTATCCGCGCTGGGCGCGACGGCGGTCGTCGTCGGCCTGTTCGGGACGTTCGGTAACGTGATCAGCGCCGTTTACCCCTATCCCGGCGGGGCGATCTCGGATCGGATCGGCTCGCGATACGCGCTGACCGTCTTCGGGCTGTGTTCGACGCTCGGATTCGGCATCTGGCTCGCCGCGCCCGCGCTCGCAGACGTCACTGTCGGCCCGACCTCGCTCGGCATCGTCGCGATTTTCGTCGGCCTGCTCCTCGCGCAAGCCTGGAAGTCGTTCGGACTCGGAGCGAGTTTCGCGATCGTCAAGCAGGCGGTCGCGCCCAGCCACCTCGCCGCCGGCTTCGCGAGCACCGAAACGTTTCGCCGCACTGCCTTTCTCGTCGGGCCACTGCTCGCCGCCGCGCTGTTCTTCCCGTTCGGCTCGAGTGACGGCGACGTCCGGTTTGCGTTCCAGCTCATTCTGCTCGTTGCGCTCGTGTTCGGGATCGTCGGGACGCTCGTCCAGCACTTCCGATACGAGGCCGAGGCGGACAGTTTGAGCTCGGAGTTCGAAGATGTCGGCCAGCTCGTCGCGGACCTGCGGGCGATGCCGGACGAACTCCGCCCACTGTTAGTCGGCGACACGCTCGTACGCTTCGGCAACGGGATGGTCTACGTCTTCTTCGTCATCGTCGTCACCCGATTTCTCGAGGTCGGACTCACCCTTTCGGTTCCAGCGGTCGGCACCCTCGAGTTCAGCCCGCAGTCGTACTTCGGGATCTTACTCGGCCTCGAGATGCTCGTCGCCTTACTGGTGATGATCCCGGCCGCGAAGGCCGCCGAACGGGTCGGGCTGAAGCCCGTCGTTTCGGTCGGCTTCGCCGTCTACGCGGTTTTCCCGGTCCTGCTCATCACGGCCCCCGAGAACGCGGGCGTCCTCGCCGGACTCTTTGCCGCCTCCGGACTGCGATTTGCCGGGCTACCCGCTCACAAGGCGCTGATCGTCGGCCCGGCTGAACGGGGTGCCGGCGGTCGCGTCACGGGGACGTACTACCTCCTGCGGAACCTGATCGTCATCCCGAGCGCCGCCCTCGGTGGCGTTCTCTGGTCGGGAATATCGAACCCCGTCACCGGCGAGGAACTGGTGGCCGGTTCGCCGACGCTCGCGTTCACCATCGCAACGGTGATCGGGCTGGTCGGCACGGGCTACTTTCTCCTGTTCGGCGAAGAGTTCGAAGCCTATCGAGCCTGA
- a CDS encoding universal stress protein, with translation MYDTILIPTDGSDVAENAIDHAIDLARRYDATLHALYVVDTDAIDISLGTEQVDRIKEGRFGEMTELHDRAKAATSTVAERAGDDLEVTQSIEAGQPHRVISDYAADNDVDLVVMGSAGRGGVRRAILGSVAERTLRTTRVPVLVVDIHDD, from the coding sequence ATGTACGACACCATACTCATCCCGACCGACGGTAGCGACGTTGCCGAGAACGCCATCGATCATGCGATCGATCTCGCACGCCGGTACGACGCGACGCTCCACGCGCTGTACGTCGTCGACACCGACGCGATCGATATCAGCCTCGGCACCGAACAGGTCGACCGCATCAAAGAGGGCCGATTCGGCGAGATGACTGAACTGCACGACCGGGCCAAAGCGGCGACCAGTACCGTCGCCGAACGGGCCGGCGACGACCTCGAGGTCACCCAATCGATCGAAGCGGGCCAGCCCCATCGCGTGATCAGCGACTACGCGGCCGACAACGACGTTGACCTCGTCGTCATGGGATCGGCCGGACGCGGCGGCGTCCGACGGGCGATCCTCGGCAGCGTTGCCGAACGAACGCTCCGAACTACCCGAGTACCGGTGTTGGTCGTCGATATCCACGACGACTGA
- a CDS encoding nuclear transport factor 2 family protein — METDPNTTDAGDDQRSLVRRYYAALDDHEYDVFEDLLASEFTQRRPDRTFESRDAFARFMRDGRPNPDTTHTLEAVVADETGVAVRGQVLEDGTALFDFADFFAFDDGRIVGLETYSR, encoded by the coding sequence ATGGAGACGGACCCGAACACGACCGACGCGGGCGACGATCAACGCAGCCTCGTCCGACGGTACTACGCCGCCCTCGATGACCACGAGTACGACGTCTTCGAGGACCTACTCGCCTCCGAGTTCACGCAGCGTCGCCCCGATCGGACGTTCGAGAGCCGTGACGCGTTCGCTCGGTTCATGCGCGACGGGCGCCCCAACCCGGACACGACGCATACCCTCGAGGCGGTGGTCGCCGACGAAACCGGCGTCGCGGTCCGTGGGCAGGTCCTCGAGGACGGCACGGCGCTGTTCGACTTCGCGGACTTCTTCGCCTTCGACGACGGACGGATCGTCGGCCTCGAGACGTACTCGCGGTAG
- a CDS encoding DUF4212 domain-containing protein, which translates to MSDDTSTETDRRDSLETDGGRDVDYLGAKIHMFKPATPFMRDHLKVIWGLFAVWMLFTFGPVTATWLATDFMTSTQVLGFQLHYFLTAIGSPVGALVLCAVYAWQRDQLDAQYDITHETETEAEAGQAVAADGGERE; encoded by the coding sequence GTGTCTGACGACACGTCCACGGAAACCGATCGGCGGGATAGCCTCGAGACCGACGGCGGTCGCGACGTCGACTATCTCGGCGCCAAGATCCACATGTTCAAGCCCGCAACGCCGTTCATGCGGGACCACTTGAAGGTGATCTGGGGTCTGTTCGCCGTCTGGATGCTGTTCACGTTCGGGCCGGTGACCGCGACCTGGCTCGCGACGGACTTCATGACGAGCACGCAAGTGCTTGGCTTCCAGTTGCACTACTTCCTGACCGCGATCGGATCGCCAGTCGGTGCGCTCGTCCTGTGTGCCGTCTACGCGTGGCAGCGCGACCAGCTGGACGCCCAGTACGACATCACTCACGAGACCGAAACCGAGGCCGAGGCCGGACAGGCCGTCGCCGCCGACGGTGGTGAGCGCGAATGA
- a CDS encoding succinylglutamate desuccinylase/aspartoacylase family protein yields the protein MTTTLGTASARPGEIDTGRLEVGETRDGSPFGLPVAVINGERSGKTLYMQAASDGDELNGVGVLQRVVPQLDPAEIAGTILIVGIVNYHAFQVAEHRNPIDDTKMNRAYPGNESGTSSERIAAATFEAATRADLILDLHQGSTSRMIDEVRVRCGTRHRLHKECLELAKAFGCGYILDQKGPDGQLARAAPNEGIPTVDPELGGCVGWDETSIQKGVEGVFNVLTYYGFLDGDVTLEPQTRAHGFEQFGAPNGGLVRFHKELGERVRGGDLLFEVTTPFGESKAEVTAERNGIFWRARRLPQVATGEYVCSVATDIDTY from the coding sequence ATGACGACGACGCTCGGAACGGCGAGCGCGAGGCCCGGAGAGATCGATACGGGCCGTCTCGAGGTCGGCGAGACCAGAGACGGCAGCCCCTTCGGTCTTCCCGTCGCCGTAATCAACGGCGAGCGGTCGGGAAAGACCCTCTACATGCAGGCGGCGAGCGACGGCGACGAACTCAACGGCGTCGGCGTACTCCAACGTGTCGTACCGCAACTCGACCCCGCCGAGATCGCCGGCACGATTCTGATCGTTGGGATCGTCAACTACCACGCCTTTCAGGTCGCCGAACACCGAAACCCGATCGACGATACGAAGATGAACCGGGCTTACCCCGGCAACGAGAGCGGTACCTCGAGCGAGCGGATCGCAGCTGCGACGTTCGAGGCTGCGACCCGAGCGGATCTGATTCTCGACCTCCATCAGGGCTCGACCAGTCGCATGATCGACGAAGTCCGGGTCCGCTGTGGGACGCGCCACCGACTCCACAAGGAGTGTCTCGAGCTCGCGAAAGCCTTCGGCTGTGGCTACATTCTGGACCAGAAAGGCCCCGACGGCCAACTCGCGCGCGCGGCCCCGAACGAAGGGATTCCGACCGTCGATCCCGAACTCGGCGGCTGCGTCGGCTGGGACGAAACGAGCATCCAGAAAGGTGTCGAGGGCGTGTTTAACGTCCTCACCTACTACGGCTTTCTCGACGGCGACGTCACGCTCGAGCCCCAGACGCGCGCCCACGGGTTCGAACAGTTTGGGGCCCCGAACGGCGGCCTCGTTCGCTTCCACAAGGAACTGGGCGAGCGCGTCCGCGGCGGCGACCTCCTGTTCGAAGTGACGACCCCCTTCGGCGAGTCGAAAGCCGAGGTGACCGCCGAGCGAAACGGGATCTTCTGGCGCGCCCGCCGACTGCCACAAGTTGCGACGGGCGAGTACGTCTGCTCCGTCGCGACCGACATTGACACATACTGA
- a CDS encoding DUF367 family protein, whose protein sequence is MECHVYYEGDDDPKKCTARRLEKFDKAILHRRMEQVPYGVVLNPHAEQALSPADAEEALGTLVALDCSWESAEAAAFRMNGIHRALPFLVAANPVNYGRPFQLTTVEALAAACCIFDEYEAAEALLEPFRWGETFLTLNEEPLRRYSECADSSEVVAVQDDYLADKGDDGAESE, encoded by the coding sequence GTGGAGTGTCACGTCTACTACGAAGGCGACGACGACCCGAAGAAATGTACCGCTCGTCGCTTAGAGAAGTTCGACAAGGCGATCCTCCATCGGCGGATGGAGCAAGTCCCCTACGGCGTCGTCCTCAACCCTCACGCCGAGCAGGCGCTGTCGCCAGCCGACGCCGAAGAAGCCCTCGGAACGCTCGTCGCCCTCGATTGTTCGTGGGAATCCGCCGAAGCGGCCGCGTTCCGGATGAACGGCATCCACCGGGCACTGCCGTTTCTCGTCGCCGCCAACCCAGTCAACTACGGCCGCCCGTTTCAGCTGACGACCGTCGAGGCGCTCGCGGCCGCCTGCTGTATCTTCGACGAGTACGAAGCGGCCGAAGCCCTCCTCGAGCCGTTCCGCTGGGGCGAGACGTTTCTGACGCTCAACGAGGAGCCGCTGCGCCGGTACAGCGAGTGTGCGGACTCGAGCGAGGTCGTCGCGGTGCAAGACGATTACTTGGCTGACAAGGGTGACGACGGAGCCGAATCCGAATAA
- a CDS encoding sodium:solute symporter family transporter codes for MIESVALQSATGLFDGGFKLIPALTLASMLVLFLGVGWFFRVASVDDMWVAGRSIGSIENGMAIAANWMSVAAYLGVASLVAFLGYFGLAYVVGWTTGYFVLLIFMAAQFRRFGKYTAPDFVGDRYYSDLGRAIAATTTLLIAFVYIIAQGNGLGLMAQYIFGVSYEVGVVLLMTITIGYVALSGMLGTTKNMTLQYVILIGAFLLGLYATGWTQGWSTVLPFLEYGSQSTEIATEIDRQFTEPFQDASYYHWVALCVSLIAGTCGLPHVLVRFYTADNERNARWGTVWGLFFTLLLFLGTTAYAAYGTLLYQANVGPYTEMTGTESDTLVVLTTHLAGLPDWLVGIVAAGAVAAGLATTAGLFISASSAAAHDIYTNLYKEDATAREQMIVGRLTILGLGAVVTYLALNPPALIAEVVGMSFALAGTVLFPVFFLGLWWEDATREGAIAGMFVGLFFGFGSIINEILPQYVDMFGGEVISTTFATIVPATSSSLIGAPAVMLTIVVVSQFTEDPPEDVKRLVRQCHSPMPMETMQSAEDVATDGGTPEEE; via the coding sequence ATGATCGAGTCAGTTGCGCTCCAGTCCGCAACCGGACTCTTCGACGGTGGATTCAAGCTCATCCCAGCGTTGACGCTTGCGAGTATGCTCGTGCTGTTTCTGGGCGTCGGCTGGTTCTTCCGTGTCGCGTCGGTCGACGACATGTGGGTCGCGGGTCGATCGATCGGGAGCATCGAGAACGGGATGGCGATCGCTGCAAACTGGATGAGCGTCGCCGCCTACCTCGGTGTCGCCTCGCTCGTCGCTTTCCTCGGCTACTTCGGGCTGGCGTATGTCGTCGGCTGGACGACGGGCTATTTCGTCCTGCTGATTTTCATGGCCGCGCAGTTCCGTCGGTTCGGGAAGTACACCGCACCCGACTTCGTCGGCGACCGGTACTACTCCGATCTGGGGCGGGCGATCGCGGCGACGACGACGCTTTTGATCGCGTTCGTCTACATCATCGCTCAGGGGAACGGCCTCGGGCTGATGGCCCAGTACATCTTCGGCGTCTCGTATGAGGTCGGCGTCGTCTTGCTGATGACGATCACGATCGGCTACGTCGCGCTCTCGGGGATGCTCGGCACGACCAAGAACATGACGCTGCAGTACGTCATCCTTATCGGCGCGTTCCTGCTCGGCCTCTATGCGACCGGCTGGACGCAGGGCTGGTCGACGGTCCTGCCGTTCCTCGAGTACGGTTCTCAGTCGACCGAGATCGCGACCGAGATCGATCGGCAGTTCACCGAACCGTTCCAGGACGCGAGCTACTACCACTGGGTCGCCCTCTGTGTGAGCCTGATCGCCGGGACCTGCGGACTACCTCACGTGCTGGTGCGATTCTACACCGCTGACAACGAGCGCAACGCTCGCTGGGGAACCGTCTGGGGGCTGTTTTTCACCCTCCTGCTGTTCCTCGGGACGACCGCCTACGCTGCCTACGGGACCCTGCTCTATCAGGCGAACGTCGGCCCATACACCGAGATGACCGGCACCGAATCCGACACGCTCGTCGTGTTGACGACGCACCTCGCTGGACTGCCCGACTGGCTCGTCGGCATCGTCGCCGCGGGCGCGGTCGCGGCCGGGCTGGCGACGACCGCGGGGCTGTTCATCTCCGCGTCGTCGGCCGCCGCTCACGACATCTACACCAACCTCTACAAGGAGGACGCGACCGCGCGCGAACAGATGATCGTCGGTCGACTGACGATCCTCGGACTCGGTGCGGTCGTCACGTATCTGGCGCTCAATCCGCCGGCGCTCATCGCCGAAGTCGTCGGCATGTCCTTCGCGCTCGCCGGCACCGTCCTGTTCCCGGTGTTCTTCCTCGGTCTCTGGTGGGAAGACGCCACGCGCGAGGGGGCGATCGCCGGGATGTTCGTCGGGCTGTTCTTCGGATTCGGCTCGATCATCAACGAGATCCTCCCGCAGTACGTCGACATGTTCGGCGGCGAGGTCATCAGTACCACGTTCGCGACGATCGTTCCTGCAACGTCGTCGTCGCTCATCGGCGCGCCGGCAGTGATGCTCACGATCGTCGTCGTCTCGCAGTTCACTGAGGACCCGCCGGAGGACGTCAAGCGTCTCGTCCGCCAGTGTCACAGTCCGATGCCGATGGAGACGATGCAGTCCGCGGAAGACGTCGCGACTGACGGCGGTACTCCCGAGGAGGAATAA
- a CDS encoding stage II sporulation protein M, whose translation MALSDAVTAAVAVLRRRPADILPWYLLGASVPAVARVIPFFAFVIGAVYLEVTGRLATIRDELSDLETAPPDPNADPEAVEEWATGFEPVLDQLLTPGLVALVGLTFLTTLLVGVVLYAAVTAGQLSTCAARLRDERGLTAGLAGARRYWLRFLGLYALEILLWIVVFLTVGAGAALVSGLLVAATGSVLIAALVALPVGFVLVAALAVVRAVFAFAPVSVVVDDATVVGSLSTTVAFVRARPLEAGFYYVVSVGTLLAFSILSGVFTLVDVVAFPSLLTVFLVFPALDLLKTALYDGSRGRLSPPTIPDRSIRAQFRDGFSRGWTELTAFVRATLGTHAVVIALAVAGFWAGWTAAEPLVGTVETSISARLEGHIAPAAALEFFGNNWLVALTTALSGVVLAIPAIVSLLFNGVFMGVYARTEVAPMELLAFVVPHGIFEIPAIFIATVLGVHLGLAGWRTARGRATRASLADALERAFWVLVGVGILLAVAAVIEGFVSPYYFRLFL comes from the coding sequence ATGGCCCTCTCCGATGCCGTCACTGCCGCCGTCGCCGTGCTCCGTCGCCGTCCGGCCGATATCCTGCCGTGGTATCTCCTCGGTGCGTCCGTCCCCGCAGTCGCCCGCGTGATCCCGTTTTTCGCGTTCGTGATCGGTGCTGTCTACCTCGAGGTGACCGGCCGACTCGCGACGATCCGGGACGAACTGTCCGACCTCGAGACCGCGCCGCCGGATCCGAACGCCGATCCCGAGGCAGTCGAGGAGTGGGCGACTGGCTTTGAGCCGGTCCTCGATCAGTTGCTGACTCCGGGACTGGTCGCACTCGTCGGGCTGACGTTCCTGACGACGCTGCTCGTCGGCGTGGTCTTGTACGCGGCCGTCACCGCCGGCCAGCTTTCGACCTGTGCCGCCCGACTGCGAGACGAACGGGGGTTGACCGCCGGTCTTGCGGGTGCTCGACGCTACTGGCTGCGGTTTCTCGGGTTGTACGCCCTCGAGATCCTGCTGTGGATTGTCGTCTTCCTCACGGTCGGGGCGGGGGCTGCGCTCGTCTCCGGACTTCTCGTGGCGGCCACCGGGTCGGTGCTGATCGCTGCACTCGTGGCACTCCCGGTGGGCTTCGTCCTCGTCGCTGCTCTGGCCGTCGTTCGGGCGGTGTTCGCGTTCGCGCCGGTGTCGGTCGTCGTCGACGACGCGACCGTCGTTGGATCGCTGTCGACGACCGTCGCGTTCGTCCGGGCGCGTCCGCTCGAGGCGGGGTTTTACTACGTCGTCTCCGTCGGCACGCTCCTCGCGTTCTCGATCCTGTCGGGTGTGTTCACGCTCGTCGACGTCGTCGCGTTTCCCTCGCTGCTCACCGTCTTTCTCGTCTTTCCCGCCCTCGATCTGTTGAAGACAGCGCTCTACGATGGTTCCCGGGGTCGACTGTCGCCACCGACCATTCCCGACCGATCGATTCGCGCGCAGTTCCGCGACGGCTTCTCTCGCGGCTGGACCGAACTGACGGCGTTCGTCCGCGCGACGCTTGGAACCCACGCAGTCGTCATCGCCCTCGCCGTCGCTGGCTTCTGGGCCGGCTGGACGGCCGCCGAACCGCTCGTCGGCACCGTCGAGACGTCGATCTCGGCACGCCTCGAGGGCCATATCGCGCCCGCGGCGGCCCTCGAGTTCTTCGGCAACAACTGGTTAGTCGCGCTGACGACGGCGCTGTCCGGAGTCGTCCTCGCGATTCCGGCGATTGTCTCGCTGCTGTTCAACGGCGTCTTCATGGGCGTCTACGCGCGTACGGAAGTGGCCCCGATGGAACTACTCGCCTTCGTCGTCCCCCACGGAATCTTCGAGATTCCAGCGATCTTCATCGCGACGGTGCTAGGTGTCCATCTTGGCCTCGCCGGTTGGCGGACCGCCCGCGGTCGAGCGACTCGAGCCAGCCTCGCTGACGCCCTCGAGCGGGCGTTCTGGGTGCTCGTCGGGGTCGGCATCCTGTTGGCGGTCGCAGCAGTGATCGAGGGGTTCGTGAGTCCGTACTATTTTCGGCTGTTCCTCTGA
- a CDS encoding DoxX family protein: MSTTTENRLESRFGGVILEGRPHHLSAWAIVALRLIMGWVMFSAGWGKLTGGFSAQGYLANVDPASPASGLYGAMAESAALMGAIDVIVPITQILIGVALIAGIFVRLAALGAATQMGLFYFGSWDVAGGLVNSQLVYALVFVTLGALAAGRILGLDRYVESHPIVERVPQLRYLLG; the protein is encoded by the coding sequence ATGTCAACAACGACGGAAAACAGATTGGAAAGCCGCTTCGGTGGCGTCATACTCGAGGGTCGACCGCATCACCTGAGCGCGTGGGCGATCGTCGCCCTGCGTCTCATCATGGGATGGGTGATGTTCTCCGCAGGATGGGGCAAACTGACGGGCGGATTTAGCGCGCAGGGCTACCTTGCGAACGTCGATCCGGCGAGTCCGGCGAGCGGACTCTATGGTGCGATGGCCGAAAGCGCCGCGCTGATGGGTGCGATCGACGTGATCGTGCCGATCACGCAGATCTTGATCGGCGTCGCGCTGATCGCCGGCATCTTCGTCCGGCTGGCCGCGCTCGGAGCAGCCACCCAGATGGGGCTGTTCTACTTCGGCAGCTGGGACGTCGCGGGCGGACTGGTCAACAGCCAGCTGGTCTACGCGCTGGTCTTCGTGACTCTCGGTGCGCTGGCCGCCGGCCGCATCCTCGGGCTGGACCGCTACGTCGAGTCTCACCCGATCGTCGAGCGCGTTCCCCAGCTTCGATACCTGCTGGGCTGA